Proteins from a single region of Chryseobacterium sp. W4I1:
- a CDS encoding polyketide synthase, with amino-acid sequence MKFPNYHLNTINAMKNLTILGLTPFEKPDVSLMPKLHQAGAFPILSLGHNAAAAQEALNQLDQTDVPSYGIYLPNDKFISLQIPKKVRFAILPSGVSMNIVPDLPVIYQVTSLDEARLAEQSGAEGIIIKGNEAGGLVGYESTFVLFQRVTKEIQTIPVWVQGGIGLHTAAAVKSLGAAGIVLDSQLALFPESSVPQEIKDLSSKLNGAETKIIANHRVLVRPNSPALPENVTAEELRQYFTDLDPSKSYIPMGQDISLAVDLYEDFKSLKKMVFGFKEAMYGHLKQAKALEVISENNIMAQKLGLRYPIAQGPMTRVSDVPLFANAVADAGALPFVALSLLKGEQAKALVMETKKLAGEKTWGVGILGFAPQELREEQTSYILEAKPSVVLIAGGRPAQAKVFEKAGITTFLHVPSPALLDIFLKEGATNFIFEGRECGGHVGPLSSMVLWEKQIERILKEEHPENISVFFAGGIHNAFSTAFVSIMAAPLAARGVKVGVLIGTAYLYTEEAVRTGAIQEEFQVQAMQAKDTVLLETAPGHETRCLNTAFAKHFSTEKIKLLAAGMDKKEVWEQLEKLNVGRLRIAAKGIDRQGDKLVNVPKNEQLDLGMYMIGQVATMQNRVISLASLHQNVSIDNYKYIEEAALPELPVSTEKPLDVAIVGMECIFPGAKNLEEYWRNIILGRDSVTEVPDERWNKELYYHPDSDGPDVSHSKWGGFIPKIDFDPLAFGIPPQSLAAIEPTQLLTLLVAKRAMEDAGYGEKHINRENISVIIGAEGGNDLANSYSFRGYYKQVFGELHEEVKQAFPHTTEDSFPGILANVIAGRITNRLDLGGRNFTVDAACASSLAAIDLACQELILGKSDMVLAGGADLHNGINDYLMFSSTHALSRKGRCATFDGEADGIALGEGVAILVLKRYEDAVRDGDRIYSVIKGVGGSSDGKALGLTAPRKIGQVRALERAYAQAGISPASVGLVEAHGTGTVVGDKTELSALTNLFSRSGAIPGQTHLGSVKTQIGHTKCAAGLAGLIKASLAVYHGVKPPTLHLQQPNAYYNAQTSPFAFYAESGLWGEKNRYAGISAFGFGGTNFHTVIANHPKEDDSAVLQSWPSELFVFRGDTYEDAKIPLSQIKSLLEVNGDIPLKDMAYSLAVGSEKPIQLTIVADTAEHLMMNIELALSGIESKDTFTVNKRDGKVAFLFPGQGSQRINMARDLFVAFPAMRNLIEGYPELEKVVFPSTTFDEAALKQQKETIKDTRLAQPILGIVDLALAKFLKSLDIVPDMVAGHSYGELPALCFAGVFEEEKLVDLSIQRAHAILDSVEGGDPGTMIAVSATREQLHPVLDKTEGCYPVNYNAPTQCVVAGSMPAINKLMEILKQERISAKKLEVACAFHSPLLAKSKGLYNEVLKEVPFQEMQIPVWSNTTAETYPATPSEIKERLTDHLVQPVRFVEELQAMYEDGARIFIEVGPGKVLSGLTKSCLEKDQLVLYVEDSNRNKLSHLLSMLAQYLGTGRSFSIEKLFDGRNARLIQIDQPELYKKNPAIWRVNGQMAHPTTGNLPANGALPILNPIPMNNFTNNQRAPVAESQPAAERMLQEYLNTMKQLIQAQRDVMLSFLGQNPQVSPAPVYAAPVQAPVNDRLVTIPAQPVHIEKPAAVSVKQAPVKDIKTLLLQVVSDKTGYPHEMLGMEMDLEADLSIDSIKRVEIIGTLRSELGALTSGNADEDTIMEKLASIKTLSGLVSWLTELTGTPTAAPEKNGTTVTPAAEVESKSAFSLEELQNIILDIVSEKTGYPKEMLGLDLDLEADLSIDSIKRMEIIGDLKTKIGFGQDMDQADDLMEKLAAIKTLKGLALWISEMSGNTDTDAEPVQNLLSRLRFDLTPTDVSTEQNTEIIKGKRFAITQDNSPQTMAIKNTLEKYGAIAELVDTERDLKDFDGLIILDLFSSTVKHSIIDHVDQIKKLDLDKAKWVYLISDIPAHIQELTDTRLLRHYKGYPGLFKSLAREFEQTSCRLISLSTPQEVDQITEIALKEILNHR; translated from the coding sequence ATGAAGTTTCCCAATTATCACCTCAATACCATAAATGCAATGAAAAACTTAACCATTCTTGGATTAACGCCTTTTGAAAAGCCGGATGTCAGTCTTATGCCTAAATTGCACCAGGCGGGTGCATTTCCCATCTTAAGCTTAGGCCATAATGCGGCGGCCGCTCAGGAAGCACTGAATCAACTTGATCAGACCGATGTACCTTCTTATGGTATCTATCTACCGAACGACAAATTTATATCCCTGCAGATCCCGAAAAAAGTACGATTTGCGATCCTTCCGTCCGGAGTTTCAATGAATATTGTACCGGATCTGCCTGTTATCTATCAGGTAACCAGTTTAGATGAAGCCAGGCTGGCCGAACAGTCGGGTGCAGAAGGGATTATTATAAAAGGAAATGAGGCAGGAGGCCTGGTAGGCTATGAGTCAACTTTTGTACTGTTTCAGCGTGTCACTAAAGAAATTCAGACCATCCCTGTTTGGGTACAGGGAGGAATAGGACTGCACACAGCTGCCGCAGTAAAATCATTAGGAGCTGCCGGAATTGTACTCGACAGTCAATTGGCGCTGTTCCCGGAGAGTTCCGTTCCTCAGGAAATCAAAGACCTGTCCTCAAAACTCAATGGTGCAGAAACTAAAATTATAGCCAACCATCGGGTGCTGGTGAGACCGAACTCACCTGCATTACCTGAAAATGTCACGGCCGAAGAGCTGAGACAATATTTTACTGATCTTGACCCAAGCAAGAGCTATATTCCTATGGGTCAGGATATTTCATTGGCGGTAGATCTGTATGAAGATTTCAAAAGCCTAAAAAAAATGGTTTTCGGGTTCAAGGAAGCTATGTATGGTCACCTGAAGCAGGCTAAAGCACTTGAGGTGATCAGTGAAAATAATATAATGGCCCAGAAACTGGGATTACGTTATCCTATCGCACAGGGACCAATGACCCGTGTCAGTGATGTTCCGTTGTTTGCTAATGCAGTAGCGGATGCAGGAGCTTTGCCTTTTGTTGCTTTGTCATTATTAAAAGGTGAACAGGCCAAAGCTTTGGTGATGGAAACGAAAAAACTGGCAGGTGAAAAAACATGGGGCGTAGGTATTCTTGGATTTGCCCCTCAGGAATTGAGAGAAGAACAGACCTCCTATATATTGGAAGCAAAGCCTTCCGTAGTCCTTATTGCCGGAGGAAGACCTGCACAGGCTAAGGTATTTGAAAAAGCGGGAATTACAACCTTCCTTCACGTTCCTTCTCCTGCATTACTAGATATTTTCCTAAAAGAAGGCGCTACCAATTTCATCTTTGAAGGCCGTGAGTGCGGCGGTCACGTGGGCCCGCTTTCAAGCATGGTGCTTTGGGAAAAACAAATTGAACGTATTTTAAAAGAAGAACATCCTGAAAATATCAGCGTATTTTTTGCAGGGGGAATTCACAATGCATTTTCAACAGCATTTGTTTCTATCATGGCGGCTCCTTTAGCAGCCAGAGGCGTAAAAGTTGGCGTATTGATCGGAACTGCTTATTTATATACGGAAGAAGCTGTACGTACCGGAGCTATTCAGGAAGAATTCCAGGTACAGGCGATGCAGGCAAAAGACACGGTCTTACTGGAAACGGCACCGGGACACGAGACACGTTGTTTAAATACAGCTTTTGCTAAACATTTCAGTACTGAGAAGATCAAACTTCTGGCCGCCGGAATGGATAAAAAAGAAGTTTGGGAGCAGCTTGAAAAACTCAATGTGGGCCGACTTAGGATTGCCGCAAAAGGAATCGATCGTCAGGGAGACAAGTTGGTTAATGTTCCTAAAAACGAGCAGCTGGATCTTGGAATGTACATGATCGGTCAGGTGGCTACGATGCAAAACCGCGTGATTTCCCTTGCATCCCTTCATCAGAACGTAAGTATTGATAACTATAAATATATTGAAGAGGCGGCTTTACCGGAACTGCCGGTATCCACAGAAAAACCTCTGGATGTAGCGATTGTCGGGATGGAATGTATTTTCCCGGGCGCTAAAAACCTTGAAGAATACTGGCGAAATATCATTTTGGGACGAGACAGTGTCACAGAAGTTCCTGATGAGCGCTGGAACAAAGAACTCTACTACCATCCGGATTCAGACGGGCCGGATGTATCTCACTCCAAGTGGGGCGGGTTTATTCCAAAAATTGATTTCGATCCATTGGCCTTCGGAATTCCTCCTCAATCTCTTGCTGCCATTGAACCAACACAACTGTTGACTTTATTGGTTGCCAAGCGTGCGATGGAAGATGCAGGCTATGGAGAAAAACACATCAACAGAGAAAATATTTCTGTTATTATAGGAGCTGAAGGCGGTAATGATCTGGCCAACAGCTATAGTTTCAGAGGATACTATAAACAGGTTTTCGGAGAACTTCATGAAGAAGTAAAACAGGCATTTCCACATACGACGGAAGATTCATTCCCGGGTATTTTGGCGAATGTGATCGCAGGTAGGATTACAAACCGTCTGGATCTTGGCGGAAGAAATTTCACCGTAGATGCGGCGTGTGCTTCTTCTTTAGCAGCTATCGATCTGGCCTGTCAGGAACTGATATTAGGAAAATCCGATATGGTTCTTGCCGGAGGAGCGGATTTACATAACGGAATCAATGATTACCTGATGTTTTCCAGCACGCACGCCCTTTCGAGAAAAGGAAGATGTGCAACATTTGACGGAGAAGCCGATGGTATTGCCCTTGGAGAAGGTGTGGCAATCCTTGTCTTAAAAAGATATGAAGATGCAGTTCGTGATGGTGACCGTATTTATTCTGTCATTAAAGGAGTGGGAGGATCAAGTGACGGAAAGGCACTGGGTCTTACAGCACCTAGAAAAATAGGACAGGTACGCGCATTGGAGCGTGCATACGCTCAGGCGGGTATCAGTCCTGCATCAGTTGGTTTAGTGGAAGCTCACGGAACCGGAACTGTAGTGGGAGATAAAACCGAACTGAGTGCACTGACGAATTTATTCAGCCGCTCAGGAGCGATACCAGGACAGACTCACTTAGGTTCCGTAAAAACGCAGATCGGGCATACCAAATGTGCCGCAGGGTTAGCCGGACTGATCAAAGCTTCACTGGCAGTATATCATGGCGTAAAACCACCGACACTTCACTTACAGCAGCCTAATGCTTATTATAATGCCCAAACCAGTCCTTTTGCTTTTTATGCAGAAAGTGGATTGTGGGGCGAGAAAAACCGTTATGCCGGAATCAGTGCTTTCGGATTCGGGGGAACCAATTTCCATACGGTTATTGCCAACCATCCGAAGGAAGATGATTCTGCTGTATTGCAATCGTGGCCGTCAGAATTGTTTGTATTCCGTGGGGATACGTATGAGGATGCGAAAATTCCATTGTCACAGATCAAATCTTTATTAGAGGTTAATGGTGATATTCCTTTAAAAGATATGGCTTACAGCTTAGCAGTAGGTTCAGAAAAACCAATTCAGTTAACCATCGTTGCTGACACTGCCGAACATTTGATGATGAACATCGAACTGGCATTATCCGGCATTGAAAGTAAAGATACTTTCACGGTGAATAAACGTGATGGTAAAGTAGCCTTCCTGTTCCCGGGACAGGGCAGTCAGAGAATCAATATGGCCCGCGATCTGTTCGTAGCTTTTCCGGCCATGCGTAACCTGATCGAAGGATATCCTGAACTGGAGAAAGTAGTTTTCCCTTCAACAACGTTTGATGAAGCTGCTTTAAAACAACAGAAAGAAACCATTAAAGATACCCGCCTGGCCCAACCTATCTTAGGAATTGTTGACCTGGCTTTGGCTAAATTCCTGAAATCACTGGACATCGTTCCGGATATGGTGGCAGGCCACAGCTATGGTGAATTACCGGCTTTATGTTTTGCCGGTGTTTTTGAAGAAGAAAAACTGGTTGATTTGAGTATTCAAAGAGCTCACGCCATTTTAGATTCAGTAGAAGGCGGTGATCCGGGAACTATGATTGCGGTAAGCGCAACAAGAGAACAGTTGCACCCGGTACTAGACAAAACAGAAGGTTGTTATCCGGTTAATTATAATGCCCCGACCCAATGTGTAGTGGCAGGAAGTATGCCGGCTATCAATAAATTAATGGAGATCCTTAAACAGGAACGTATCTCTGCAAAGAAATTAGAAGTTGCGTGTGCATTCCACAGCCCGTTATTGGCTAAGTCCAAAGGCTTATATAATGAAGTCTTGAAAGAGGTTCCGTTCCAGGAAATGCAGATCCCGGTTTGGTCGAATACAACAGCTGAAACCTATCCTGCAACGCCTTCAGAAATCAAGGAAAGACTGACGGATCATTTGGTACAGCCCGTGAGATTTGTAGAAGAACTTCAGGCGATGTATGAAGACGGAGCCAGAATATTCATCGAAGTAGGACCTGGAAAAGTCCTTTCCGGACTGACTAAATCCTGCTTAGAAAAAGATCAGCTGGTCCTGTATGTAGAAGACAGCAACCGAAATAAACTGAGCCATCTTCTTTCCATGCTAGCACAATATCTGGGAACTGGCCGAAGCTTCAGCATTGAAAAACTTTTCGATGGCCGTAATGCCAGATTGATTCAAATTGACCAGCCTGAACTGTATAAGAAAAATCCAGCCATCTGGCGTGTGAACGGACAAATGGCGCATCCAACCACAGGTAATCTGCCGGCTAACGGTGCATTACCGATATTAAATCCTATTCCCATGAACAATTTTACGAATAACCAACGAGCCCCTGTAGCCGAATCTCAGCCTGCCGCTGAACGTATGCTTCAGGAATATTTAAATACCATGAAACAGCTGATTCAGGCACAGCGTGATGTGATGCTTTCCTTCCTGGGACAGAATCCACAAGTCAGCCCTGCACCTGTTTATGCTGCGCCGGTACAAGCACCTGTGAACGATCGTTTGGTGACGATTCCTGCACAGCCGGTCCATATAGAAAAGCCTGCTGCCGTTTCGGTAAAACAGGCTCCGGTAAAAGATATTAAAACCCTGTTGCTACAGGTGGTCAGCGATAAAACAGGATACCCTCATGAAATGCTCGGCATGGAAATGGACCTTGAAGCTGATTTGAGTATTGACTCTATCAAAAGGGTAGAAATCATCGGAACACTTCGCAGTGAACTGGGGGCGCTTACATCAGGTAATGCTGATGAAGATACGATCATGGAAAAATTAGCATCGATAAAAACTCTAAGTGGTCTGGTTTCCTGGTTGACAGAATTGACAGGAACTCCAACAGCAGCTCCTGAAAAAAACGGAACTACAGTAACACCGGCAGCAGAAGTAGAAAGCAAATCTGCATTCTCTCTTGAAGAACTTCAAAATATAATTCTGGATATCGTCAGTGAAAAAACAGGGTATCCGAAAGAAATGTTGGGATTGGATCTTGACCTTGAAGCAGACCTGAGCATTGACTCTATTAAAAGAATGGAAATTATCGGAGACCTTAAAACCAAAATAGGTTTCGGTCAGGATATGGACCAGGCGGATGATCTGATGGAAAAACTGGCTGCTATTAAAACATTAAAAGGACTGGCCTTATGGATCAGCGAAATGAGTGGAAACACCGATACTGATGCTGAACCTGTTCAGAATTTATTGTCACGTCTCCGTTTTGACCTGACGC
- the glsA gene encoding glutaminase A codes for MNKNSFLFSAKGICIAAFLTLNTVIYAQKTADITTISEKSLSSILEKNRTYYTQGKVADYIPELGKIDARAIAFSVVEKNGKIFNVGDVHKKFTMQSISKIIALMIAVSEKGEANIFDKMGYFGTDKPFNYFSNLETTGKPLNPMMNAGAILTTSLISGEGEKPFLKILDMVRYITKNQTIDYNTSVYQSEKSTGHRNRGMFYLMKNNGLISGNEDQLDNYFKQCSIELTAEDLAKIGYFFANQCVRFDGDSAYKNAEMAKLVESQMLTAGMYEFSGEYSRTVGLPSKSGVGGGITVSVPGKMGIGVFSPALDQHGNSAAGYHMILDLVKQYDLSLF; via the coding sequence ATGAACAAAAACAGCTTTTTATTTTCTGCAAAAGGAATATGTATTGCAGCTTTTCTTACTTTAAACACAGTAATTTACGCTCAGAAAACAGCAGATATTACAACCATTTCGGAAAAATCATTAAGCAGTATTCTGGAAAAAAACAGAACCTATTATACTCAGGGTAAAGTAGCAGATTATATTCCCGAGCTGGGAAAGATAGATGCCAGAGCCATTGCCTTTTCGGTAGTAGAAAAAAATGGGAAAATATTTAATGTCGGGGATGTTCATAAGAAATTTACCATGCAGAGTATCTCCAAAATCATTGCATTGATGATCGCTGTGAGTGAAAAAGGCGAAGCCAATATCTTTGATAAAATGGGCTATTTCGGAACCGATAAACCGTTCAATTATTTTTCAAATCTTGAAACCACAGGAAAGCCATTGAACCCGATGATGAATGCCGGAGCCATTCTTACCACTTCCTTAATTTCAGGAGAAGGCGAAAAACCATTTCTGAAAATTTTGGATATGGTGCGATACATCACCAAAAATCAGACAATTGATTATAATACATCCGTTTATCAATCTGAAAAATCTACCGGACACCGTAACCGTGGTATGTTTTACCTGATGAAAAACAACGGACTGATTTCCGGAAATGAAGACCAGCTGGATAATTATTTCAAACAGTGCTCTATTGAGCTGACGGCGGAAGATTTGGCTAAAATAGGTTATTTCTTTGCCAATCAATGCGTTCGGTTCGATGGAGATTCAGCATACAAAAATGCAGAAATGGCAAAGCTGGTAGAATCCCAGATGCTGACTGCCGGAATGTATGAGTTCAGTGGAGAGTATTCACGAACAGTAGGATTGCCGAGCAAGTCCGGAGTTGGAGGCGGAATTACCGTAAGTGTTCCCGGAAAAATGGGGATCGGTGTTTTCAGCCCTGCGTTAGATCAGCATGGAAATTCTGCAGCGGGCTATCATATGATTTTAGATCTTGTGAAACAGTACGACCTGAGTTTATTTTAA
- a CDS encoding two-component system response regulator — MKKKVVLIQDNEDILEIMDQVLEDEGFDVTASLTTEPIEKIDEIEPDVVIVDDHIRGNKKGSKVIEELKTDPETEDVSAVLTSTSYDLAEKAKECKADDYIEKPFDIDHMINVVKKNS, encoded by the coding sequence ATGAAGAAAAAAGTTGTCCTTATTCAGGATAATGAAGATATTCTGGAAATAATGGATCAGGTATTAGAGGACGAAGGATTTGATGTTACTGCATCATTAACAACCGAACCTATTGAAAAAATCGACGAGATCGAACCGGATGTTGTTATTGTAGATGATCACATCAGGGGAAATAAAAAGGGATCAAAAGTGATTGAAGAATTAAAGACAGACCCTGAAACGGAAGACGTTTCTGCTGTACTTACTTCTACATCCTATGACCTTGCTGAAAAAGCAAAGGAATGCAAAGCTGACGACTATATTGAAAAGCCATTTGATATCGATCATATGATTAATGTTGTTAAAAAGAACTCCTGA
- a CDS encoding DUF1826 domain-containing protein: MNNTFSDHQQIGVVSTFSELVNTHFQGVMNAICWHRKLDGDFKEIVSQLQLKDNITEVSPEDLLALQLSEKGNLAREIILNDLQLLTDFGALPSLNLLKNYERDNELDFISTDVYSFHVDRSPIGTDTFLCTYHGAASDILPNHQAEQKILIPEIREKLKELHDGPDTEFETFLKDYFFDLHYQAKPNAEPINLESGHLWRLAVDHPTQQVLPCIHRAPVESDGEYRLLLIC; this comes from the coding sequence ATGAACAATACATTTTCTGACCACCAACAAATTGGAGTGGTTTCTACTTTTTCTGAACTTGTCAACACCCATTTTCAGGGAGTTATGAATGCTATTTGCTGGCATAGAAAATTAGACGGTGATTTTAAAGAAATTGTGTCTCAGCTTCAGCTAAAAGATAACATTACAGAAGTTTCTCCTGAAGATCTTTTAGCGCTCCAACTATCGGAAAAAGGGAATCTGGCCAGGGAAATCATCTTAAATGATCTACAGTTATTAACTGATTTCGGAGCATTACCTTCTCTTAATTTACTTAAAAATTACGAACGGGATAATGAGCTTGATTTCATTTCTACAGATGTATATTCTTTTCATGTCGACCGCTCCCCCATCGGAACAGATACTTTTTTGTGTACCTATCATGGTGCTGCAAGTGACATTCTACCCAATCATCAGGCTGAACAAAAAATTCTGATTCCGGAAATCCGGGAAAAGCTTAAAGAATTGCATGACGGTCCGGATACGGAATTTGAAACTTTCCTGAAAGACTATTTTTTCGATCTGCATTATCAAGCTAAGCCCAACGCAGAACCAATCAATTTAGAGTCAGGACACCTCTGGCGTCTAGCGGTAGATCATCCGACCCAGCAAGTTTTACCCTGTATACACCGGGCTCCTGTTGAAAGCGATGGTGAATATCGATTGCTTCTGATTTGTTAA
- a CDS encoding cupin domain-containing protein: MADTVILSEGAEFDHVIQEVSKHIHLYVMAFEKSERTIIRIDKRENMYGGKGIVYMIQMFDQKELANNRLAAYMVLLNTGDESGFHTHNERNEEELYVVVHGTGEYRERTGIEGPIRKKKLQKGDITAISSIGYHSIENTGDEPLIMFVITTNNPSSEHIAN, from the coding sequence ATGGCTGATACAGTTATATTATCTGAAGGAGCAGAATTTGATCACGTTATACAGGAAGTTTCAAAACACATCCACCTGTATGTCATGGCATTTGAAAAAAGCGAGCGTACCATTATCCGTATAGATAAACGTGAAAATATGTATGGCGGAAAAGGAATTGTATACATGATCCAAATGTTCGATCAGAAGGAACTGGCGAATAATCGTCTGGCTGCTTATATGGTTTTATTGAATACAGGCGATGAATCCGGGTTTCACACCCACAATGAAAGGAATGAGGAAGAACTGTATGTCGTAGTGCATGGAACCGGAGAATATCGTGAAAGAACCGGAATAGAAGGACCAATACGTAAAAAGAAGCTTCAAAAAGGAGACATCACAGCCATTAGTTCCATTGGTTATCATTCTATAGAAAACACTGGTGATGAGCCTTTAATCATGTTTGTGATTACTACTAACAATCCGTCATCTGAACATATAGCAAACTAG
- a CDS encoding ArsR family transcriptional regulator, which yields MSKSNDRKPAKICYEHIGGKLGQLLLEQFVDKGWIAKDSPADRNYYITEKGQIEFTKLGLDLSLIKPE from the coding sequence ATGAGCAAATCAAACGACAGAAAACCAGCCAAAATCTGCTATGAGCATATTGGTGGAAAACTAGGACAGCTTCTTTTAGAGCAATTCGTTGATAAAGGCTGGATTGCAAAGGATAGCCCTGCAGACCGAAATTATTATATTACCGAAAAAGGGCAGATAGAATTTACAAAACTGGGACTTGATCTTTCGCTCATAAAGCCTGAATAA
- a CDS encoding HAD family hydrolase → MEQIKLIVTDMDGTFLNSSHEMSPEFSDVYKELKKRNIVFVPASGRQMPGITHYFGDIESEIGFIAENGGYVVYKDQELFADTLEYKYIVEIIKAVREITGAKAVLSAKKMAYYETDDQQFVDFFSKYYTENMKKDDLTEKIDDTAFKIAVYHPDGAEKYLYPVLKRFEDFGLEVVISGEYWLDVMNKDINKGNALKILQKSLGISAEHTMAFGDYMNDIEMLKNAKYSYAMKNAHPNVKQVASFEACTNDSFGVLKTIKDYLHLNLICQAGL, encoded by the coding sequence ATGGAGCAGATTAAATTAATTGTGACGGACATGGATGGGACATTTCTCAATTCCAGCCATGAAATGAGCCCTGAGTTTTCAGATGTTTATAAAGAACTGAAAAAAAGAAACATTGTATTCGTACCCGCAAGCGGAAGACAGATGCCAGGTATTACCCATTATTTCGGAGATATAGAAAGTGAGATCGGTTTTATTGCTGAAAATGGCGGCTATGTGGTTTATAAAGACCAGGAACTTTTTGCCGATACTTTGGAATATAAATATATTGTGGAGATCATAAAGGCTGTTCGTGAAATAACGGGCGCCAAAGCAGTATTGTCAGCTAAAAAAATGGCTTATTATGAAACTGATGATCAGCAGTTTGTAGATTTTTTTTCGAAGTATTATACCGAAAATATGAAAAAAGACGACCTTACGGAAAAAATTGATGATACAGCCTTTAAAATTGCTGTTTATCACCCGGATGGTGCTGAAAAATACCTTTACCCTGTCCTTAAAAGATTTGAAGACTTTGGTCTGGAAGTAGTCATTTCCGGAGAATATTGGCTCGATGTCATGAATAAAGATATCAATAAAGGGAATGCTCTGAAAATACTCCAAAAGTCTCTTGGGATTTCTGCTGAACATACCATGGCTTTTGGAGATTATATGAACGATATAGAAATGCTGAAGAATGCCAAATACTCGTACGCTATGAAAAATGCCCATCCGAATGTGAAGCAGGTAGCCAGCTTTGAAGCCTGCACTAATGACAGCTTTGGAGTATTGAAAACCATTAAGGATTACCTGCACTTGAATTTGATTTGTCAGGCAGGATTGTAA
- a CDS encoding UDP-glucose--hexose-1-phosphate uridylyltransferase, with translation MNTSFDRKKHPHRRYNPLLNEWILVSPQRANRPWQGQEEEITEENRSVYHSACYLCSGNRRANGSQNPVYRGVYVFDNDFGALLNEEVDFSGEHSGFFTLLPERGINRVVCFSEDHSLTLPEMSVEQIKDVVEVWQNQFNELAALDHINYVQIFENKGSIMGCSNPHPHGQIWAQSSIPAMVQKTQENLKSYFEKNGRTLLEDYLNQEIIAAERMITENDHFAALVPFWASWPYETMIVSKQKRENIAAFSEKEKESLAAIIKDLTTIYDNIFETSFPYSAGIHQSPTDGEEHPEWHFHMHFYPPLLRSAEIKKFMVGYEMLAEPQRDITPEQSAEILRSLPTIHYKKK, from the coding sequence ATGAATACATCGTTTGACCGTAAAAAGCATCCTCACAGAAGATATAACCCTCTTTTGAATGAATGGATTCTGGTTTCCCCACAGCGGGCTAACCGTCCATGGCAGGGACAGGAAGAAGAAATCACAGAAGAAAACCGGTCTGTATACCATTCGGCCTGCTATCTCTGTTCCGGAAACAGGCGAGCTAATGGATCTCAAAATCCTGTGTACAGGGGAGTTTATGTCTTTGACAATGATTTCGGAGCATTGCTGAATGAAGAAGTTGATTTTTCCGGTGAACATTCCGGATTTTTTACCCTTCTTCCGGAACGTGGAATCAACAGGGTGGTTTGCTTTTCCGAAGATCACAGTCTTACCTTACCGGAAATGTCCGTGGAACAGATCAAAGATGTGGTAGAAGTCTGGCAGAATCAGTTTAATGAATTGGCTGCTTTGGATCATATCAATTATGTGCAGATTTTTGAAAATAAAGGAAGCATTATGGGCTGCAGCAATCCTCATCCGCATGGCCAGATATGGGCGCAGTCATCAATTCCGGCGATGGTTCAGAAAACCCAGGAAAATTTGAAATCCTATTTTGAAAAAAATGGAAGAACGTTACTGGAGGATTATCTTAATCAGGAGATCATAGCTGCTGAACGTATGATCACAGAAAATGATCATTTTGCAGCATTGGTACCGTTTTGGGCGTCATGGCCTTACGAAACGATGATTGTCAGTAAACAGAAAAGAGAAAATATTGCTGCATTTTCTGAAAAGGAAAAAGAATCTCTTGCAGCCATTATCAAGGATCTGACCACGATATACGACAATATTTTTGAAACGTCATTTCCTTATTCTGCAGGTATTCACCAATCTCCTACAGATGGTGAAGAGCATCCTGAATGGCATTTTCATATGCATTTTTATCCACCACTGCTCCGGAGTGCAGAAATTAAAAAATTTATGGTAGGATATGAAATGCTGGCAGAGCCTCAGCGGGATATTACCCCGGAGCAGAGTGCAGAAATATTAAGAAGTCTGCCAACTATTCATTATAAGAAGAAATAA